In Iodobacter fluviatilis, one DNA window encodes the following:
- a CDS encoding M23 family metallopeptidase, translating into MIISPPLLKTAQGNHSDEDWLKDLMPFEAKGNYPISSLLAWHGGQHIKHNDTGTRGEPVRAIADGIVIYARPSSPLTGEKAKPDLAINGGSNDGCVIIKHKTEIGEGPDGNVEYYSIYMHLKQVFVQKNQPVYRKAELGSVGLCNGDNAMHMEIICDDPNLKKLVGREKGNLDLSKDGRMDVVYGDIHFYLPVGATFYGAQPSANSQTGTGTPAYTSVAPLFISMRFEKGNCKMSTREENPEILGEYVCVGNEIIETDYEYNLYKSATTLANQNQLAPSAIYELLRFGRVININNETVILAGAAPHWRKVNFPGGQGWVNLNAVGVTKYSDADFPQWMGWNLIADDATPDSQCNSPTLLAWLDSDGDEKYTSRELVQAVGQDKIKERLSRAICKFPTEWALATLNTRYEWIKTKSDLLEVPLDPAQYDNLIKLATALCFWAEADLGIADEHWHFHPREFIGHFRKCGWLSADELERIYQPLAVGSTNDQDKILAYKKIINHNVSELNRMTRKYGLNTKKRLPHILGQGAIESTYMKEMQESAMPGTAVNGAVRPPRGSRIMQQSKVNESQLGHWWGREAGERVDWFGSTKYNSSGGYIASSYNWRGGSLGDPDAQKFRGRGFKQLTGRTNYVQYWVYRSWLSTSSFDDYWWDDPQYLAHNEAGMRRRAGIVNNPEVVTAIPYNCMDSGGWYMTFQRPAVNKKMDSDFKFLASSAQDIQREQLISKAVTYAINGGYIDWEGRLKATRAAKSILLDF; encoded by the coding sequence ATGATCATTAGTCCTCCTTTACTTAAAACAGCTCAGGGCAATCACTCCGACGAGGATTGGTTGAAAGATCTGATGCCCTTTGAAGCCAAAGGTAATTATCCAATAAGCAGCTTGCTGGCTTGGCATGGTGGCCAACATATTAAACACAACGATACAGGGACACGAGGTGAGCCTGTACGTGCAATTGCAGATGGTATTGTTATATATGCCCGCCCGTCTTCCCCTTTAACGGGAGAAAAAGCAAAGCCTGATCTTGCGATTAATGGTGGTAGTAATGATGGTTGCGTGATTATTAAACACAAGACCGAAATTGGGGAAGGCCCTGACGGAAACGTGGAGTATTACTCCATTTATATGCATCTGAAACAGGTTTTTGTTCAAAAAAATCAACCTGTTTATCGTAAAGCTGAATTAGGTTCAGTCGGCCTGTGCAATGGTGACAATGCCATGCATATGGAAATCATTTGTGATGACCCTAATTTAAAAAAATTAGTTGGTCGTGAAAAAGGAAACTTAGATTTAAGTAAAGATGGCCGTATGGATGTTGTTTATGGGGATATACATTTTTATCTTCCTGTGGGAGCAACATTTTATGGGGCACAGCCTAGTGCAAACTCACAAACAGGGACTGGTACTCCCGCCTATACCTCTGTGGCACCACTATTTATCTCAATGCGTTTTGAAAAAGGCAATTGTAAAATGTCAACGCGGGAAGAAAATCCAGAAATTTTGGGTGAATATGTCTGTGTTGGCAATGAAATAATTGAGACCGATTACGAATACAATTTATATAAAAGCGCAACAACTCTAGCCAATCAAAATCAGCTCGCGCCGAGTGCAATATATGAGTTACTGCGCTTTGGTCGAGTGATTAATATTAACAATGAAACAGTAATTCTTGCTGGTGCAGCTCCACATTGGCGAAAAGTTAACTTTCCAGGTGGGCAGGGCTGGGTTAATTTAAATGCAGTTGGCGTTACAAAATATAGTGATGCTGATTTTCCTCAATGGATGGGCTGGAATTTAATTGCTGATGATGCAACACCAGATAGTCAATGTAATTCGCCAACTCTTTTAGCATGGCTGGATAGTGATGGAGATGAAAAATATACCAGCAGAGAGTTAGTGCAAGCTGTAGGTCAGGATAAAATAAAAGAAAGACTTTCACGTGCAATTTGCAAATTCCCTACAGAATGGGCATTAGCAACGTTAAATACAAGGTATGAATGGATAAAAACAAAAAGTGATTTATTGGAAGTTCCCTTAGATCCAGCTCAGTATGACAATCTTATAAAGCTAGCAACTGCTTTATGTTTTTGGGCCGAGGCTGATTTAGGAATTGCAGATGAGCATTGGCACTTTCATCCAAGAGAGTTTATTGGGCATTTTAGAAAGTGTGGTTGGTTGAGTGCAGATGAGCTAGAAAGAATTTATCAGCCTTTAGCAGTGGGTTCAACAAATGATCAAGATAAAATATTAGCTTATAAAAAAATTATAAATCATAATGTTTCTGAACTAAATAGAATGACGAGAAAGTATGGTCTTAATACAAAAAAAAGGTTACCACATATCCTCGGTCAGGGAGCTATTGAGTCAACATATATGAAGGAAATGCAGGAGAGCGCTATGCCGGGAACTGCCGTTAATGGCGCCGTTCGCCCTCCTAGAGGATCGAGGATAATGCAACAGTCAAAGGTAAACGAAAGTCAGCTCGGCCATTGGTGGGGAAGAGAGGCGGGTGAGCGAGTCGATTGGTTCGGCTCAACAAAATATAACAGCAGTGGTGGCTATATTGCGAGCTCATATAATTGGAGAGGTGGCAGTCTTGGAGATCCTGATGCTCAGAAGTTTCGTGGTCGAGGATTTAAACAATTAACTGGTCGTACTAATTATGTCCAATATTGGGTTTATCGCAGTTGGCTATCTACAAGTAGCTTTGATGATTATTGGTGGGATGATCCACAGTATCTGGCTCATAATGAAGCTGGTATGAGGAGAAGAGCAGGTATAGTTAATAATCCAGAAGTCGTTACTGCAATACCCTATAACTGTATGGATAGTGGTGGTTGGTATATGACTTTTCAGCGCCCTGCAGTAAATAAAAAAATGGATAGTGATTTTAAATTTTTAGCATCTTCAGCACAAGATATTCAAAGGGAGCAATTAATTTCAAAGGCAGTAACATATGCAATCAATGGGGGCTATATCGACTGGGAAGGCCGGCTAAAAGCGACTCGTGCAGCAAAAAGCATTTTATTGGACTTTTAA
- a CDS encoding zinc-ribbon domain-containing protein, whose protein sequence is MIGGNSRKRKPAFSTLAPEVQEAILQFNSGPAGVHPGPELREIQLLMMHRIAHAWGGACLSAEYLGIQTHLSFSCSKGHQWEKTPAMILSGHFCSVCNSRSKKALKAMQTLAAERGWTCLSDEFLHSRSHLRWRCGKGHEWQSTPSAIRMNKGGCPQCYRELHYYTLENMQAFAKTRGGLCLSESFRNVNYKLTWQCHRGHIWQAPPSRVLHRSWCPQCAHLNRITKPGSTARAKYEPSYGG, encoded by the coding sequence GTGATTGGTGGCAATAGCAGGAAGCGTAAACCTGCGTTTTCTACTCTTGCGCCTGAGGTGCAAGAGGCGATTTTACAATTTAACTCTGGCCCTGCAGGCGTTCATCCCGGCCCTGAGCTGCGAGAAATTCAGTTACTCATGATGCATCGTATTGCTCATGCATGGGGTGGAGCGTGCTTATCTGCTGAGTATTTGGGCATCCAGACGCATCTATCGTTTAGTTGTAGCAAAGGGCATCAATGGGAAAAAACGCCAGCGATGATTTTATCCGGGCATTTTTGCTCCGTTTGTAATAGTCGCAGCAAAAAAGCACTTAAGGCCATGCAGACATTGGCTGCAGAGCGCGGCTGGACGTGTTTGTCCGATGAGTTTCTCCATAGCCGAAGTCATTTACGCTGGCGCTGCGGTAAAGGGCATGAGTGGCAGAGTACGCCTTCAGCGATTCGGATGAATAAAGGAGGGTGCCCTCAGTGCTATCGTGAATTGCATTATTACACTCTGGAAAATATGCAGGCTTTTGCTAAAACGCGTGGTGGGCTTTGCCTGTCGGAGAGTTTCCGCAATGTTAATTACAAGCTGACCTGGCAGTGCCATCGCGGGCATATTTGGCAGGCTCCGCCAAGCCGGGTGTTGCATAGAAGTTGGTGTCCTCAGTGTGCACACTTGAACAGGATTACCAAGCCAGGGAGTACGGCCCGTGCTAAATATGAACCTAGTTATGGTGGTTAA
- a CDS encoding Com family DNA-binding transcriptional regulator, protein MQNIRCAQCHKKLAEGRYLELSIKCPRCGAFNHLKAPSLQSDPLSGSLAGASYVNIPNHSLDGR, encoded by the coding sequence ATGCAAAATATTCGTTGTGCCCAATGCCATAAAAAGCTCGCAGAGGGTCGGTATTTAGAGCTATCCATCAAATGCCCGCGCTGCGGTGCATTCAATCATCTGAAGGCCCCGAGCCTCCAATCAGACCCGCTCAGCGGGTCTTTGGCCGGAGCTTCATATGTCAACATCCCCAATCATTCCTTGGATGGGCGGTAA
- a CDS encoding Fic family protein, whose product MPSMYTSPFSMSPLLPRQGTPQMEALSEKASALIYSSYQQHCPQGIAEILREALRPMNSYYTNKIEGQHTTPLLIAQAMSKDFSAKPDEAQKQRAALACMQAEVWAEGTIGSPGILPAGGLYFGSEFICSLHHAMYQHLSMEDRMAHGVHQDGSAWDEEVVPGQLRKHDVQVGLHIPPSKDYLPAFMDEFHNGYRFELRGERAVIAILAAHHRLAWIHPFGDGNGRTIRLHTHSGLHALGLTKGIWSPMRGLARSHARYNEVLARADLPREGDQDGRGNLSEKHFIQFIDFMLDTCLDQVSFMNQMLEMTGFEERLHKMLMAESVSPETPNLLKLNSLLPLKYLLHAGQMPKQDFKAMLGGDSDRTQSRVIKDLTTLGILKSESLHAPYKLAFPIKLFRYLFPGLWVEAESGQ is encoded by the coding sequence ATGCCGAGTATGTATACCTCCCCGTTTTCAATGTCTCCCTTGCTGCCACGCCAGGGCACGCCTCAGATGGAGGCTCTGTCAGAGAAGGCTTCGGCGCTGATTTATTCGTCCTATCAGCAGCATTGCCCGCAGGGGATTGCGGAGATTCTTCGCGAGGCGCTACGGCCGATGAATTCTTATTACACCAATAAGATCGAGGGGCAGCACACAACTCCGTTACTAATTGCGCAGGCCATGAGTAAGGATTTCTCTGCCAAGCCGGATGAGGCGCAGAAGCAGCGCGCGGCTTTGGCTTGTATGCAGGCTGAAGTGTGGGCAGAGGGCACGATTGGCTCCCCGGGCATTCTGCCTGCCGGGGGGCTTTATTTTGGTTCTGAATTTATTTGTTCTTTGCATCACGCGATGTATCAGCATCTGAGCATGGAAGATCGCATGGCGCATGGAGTTCATCAGGATGGCTCTGCCTGGGATGAGGAGGTGGTCCCCGGCCAGCTGCGCAAGCATGATGTTCAGGTGGGTTTGCATATCCCGCCCAGCAAGGATTACCTGCCGGCATTTATGGACGAGTTCCATAATGGCTATCGCTTTGAGCTGAGGGGAGAGCGCGCTGTGATTGCTATTCTGGCAGCGCATCACCGGTTGGCTTGGATTCACCCCTTTGGTGATGGGAATGGCCGCACAATTCGTCTGCATACCCACTCTGGCCTTCATGCTTTGGGGCTGACCAAGGGGATCTGGTCGCCGATGAGAGGGCTGGCACGAAGTCACGCCCGTTATAACGAGGTACTTGCACGGGCCGATTTACCGCGGGAGGGGGATCAGGACGGGCGGGGCAATTTATCCGAAAAGCACTTTATTCAATTTATCGACTTTATGCTCGATACCTGCCTTGATCAGGTGAGCTTTATGAATCAAATGCTGGAAATGACGGGCTTTGAAGAGCGGTTGCATAAAATGCTGATGGCAGAATCTGTTTCGCCGGAAACACCCAATCTGCTCAAATTAAATAGTCTGCTGCCATTAAAATATCTGCTGCATGCTGGCCAGATGCCTAAGCAAGATTTTAAAGCCATGCTGGGCGGTGATTCTGATCGTACCCAATCCAGAGTAATTAAAGATCTGACCACGCTGGGTATTCTGAAATCAGAATCGCTGCATGCCCCTTATAAGCTGGCTTTTCCCATTAAGCTATTCAGGTACCTGTTTCCGGGGCTTTGGGTTGAGGCGGAGAGTGGGCAGTAA
- a CDS encoding type VI secretion system Vgr family protein, which yields MNLSDLLASFASAFSQEQRLISLQLGDGVAWGEQLLPQRVTGSEGINQAYRYQIDCLSSDAALELKSLLGLPVVLAVADANGDAIERCGVISQAQLLGSDGGFAKYSITVEPPFALLRYRRTSRVFQDLSIPDLIKQVLAEHQAKNPVFASVQTLDFKLSAEYPPRSYCLQYREDDYAFLCRLMKESGLAWRFEHLAGDTPQVQLIVFDDAFGLPEAAESAVRFHRADATEESDSLTAWNTQRQIGSSSVALASFDYKAANTSHSLSDSAIDQGDGGQQIQTSLEYYDPQTHYYASDSDQLSNDAKLRQDALDGQKKSFTGSGTLRSLQAGQWFRLEDHPAHEWDSAEQREFAITGLTFTANNNLPADLSQQLGLVAPSLLATPAKDNAPYQADFTAQRRGQPVLSHLGEQEFTKPTSPGLQTATVVGPAGSEVHTDEQGRIKVQFHWQRAAEHPEFGANLDDKSSCWIRVAAPSAGAGWGHQFIPRIGQEVTISFVEGDIDRPVVTGVVYNGSHPVPAFSGTGALPANKTLSGIKTKEHEGGQYGELLFDDTKGEVRTKLSSEHGKTQLNLGYLIHPRTDGKGEPRGEGFELRTDNQGAIRANGLLISTEAKGGASGKQLDHSPAQSQLESALALAQSLGETATNQLADTIETGDEGKTVEADNSAGSKASTGHLYHHVHASKSLEAGSNTDKDGKSKSQSQAGQQKIILLHGEDGVAITSPQSQTLSAGTNLDLVAQRDTNQTSGRRWIHNAGSHISLFVAGVKDKVALKLIAAKGKIQLQAQSDDIEITGDKNVKITACKESITVVAQDEILMTAGGAYIRIKGGNIEIHCPGKVSIKGANHEISGPASLKLALPNMPKSKFTSPNSFPFSE from the coding sequence ATGAATCTTAGTGATCTGCTTGCTTCATTTGCCTCTGCGTTTAGTCAAGAGCAGCGTCTTATCTCTCTCCAACTGGGCGATGGCGTAGCGTGGGGCGAGCAGCTTTTACCTCAGCGTGTAACAGGCAGCGAGGGGATTAATCAGGCCTATCGCTATCAGATAGATTGCCTGTCATCCGATGCGGCCTTAGAGCTTAAATCGCTGCTTGGCCTGCCGGTTGTTCTGGCCGTGGCCGATGCCAATGGTGATGCGATCGAGCGCTGTGGCGTCATCTCGCAGGCGCAGCTTTTAGGCTCAGATGGTGGCTTTGCTAAATATTCTATTACCGTAGAGCCGCCATTCGCGCTGCTCAGATACCGCCGCACTTCCCGTGTATTTCAGGATTTATCTATTCCAGATCTGATTAAGCAGGTACTGGCAGAGCATCAGGCCAAAAATCCTGTCTTTGCCTCGGTACAAACGCTGGATTTCAAACTATCGGCAGAATACCCGCCGCGCTCTTACTGCCTGCAATACCGTGAAGATGACTACGCCTTTTTATGCCGCTTAATGAAAGAAAGTGGCTTGGCATGGCGCTTTGAGCATTTGGCCGGAGACACACCTCAGGTTCAGCTTATTGTATTTGATGATGCTTTTGGCCTGCCCGAAGCGGCAGAATCTGCGGTGAGATTCCATCGTGCGGACGCCACAGAAGAAAGCGATTCGCTTACCGCATGGAATACCCAACGGCAAATTGGCAGCAGCTCGGTGGCCCTTGCCAGCTTTGATTACAAAGCCGCCAATACCAGCCACAGCTTAAGCGACAGCGCCATTGATCAGGGCGATGGCGGGCAACAAATCCAGACCAGCCTCGAATATTACGACCCGCAAACACATTATTACGCCAGCGATTCGGATCAGCTCAGCAATGATGCCAAGCTGCGTCAGGATGCTTTAGACGGGCAAAAGAAATCATTTACCGGCTCTGGCACATTACGCAGCCTGCAGGCTGGGCAATGGTTCCGTTTAGAAGACCACCCCGCGCACGAATGGGATAGCGCAGAGCAGCGCGAATTTGCCATTACCGGGCTGACATTCACCGCCAACAATAATTTACCTGCAGATTTAAGCCAGCAACTTGGCTTAGTTGCGCCCAGCCTACTTGCCACTCCTGCCAAAGATAACGCGCCTTACCAAGCGGACTTTACCGCGCAAAGACGCGGCCAGCCTGTGCTCAGCCATCTGGGCGAGCAAGAATTTACTAAGCCCACCAGCCCAGGCCTGCAAACCGCCACGGTAGTTGGCCCTGCCGGGTCAGAAGTCCACACCGATGAGCAGGGGAGAATAAAAGTACAATTTCACTGGCAGCGTGCCGCCGAGCACCCTGAGTTTGGCGCCAATCTGGATGACAAATCATCTTGCTGGATACGCGTCGCCGCGCCATCGGCGGGGGCAGGCTGGGGGCATCAATTCATCCCGCGTATCGGTCAGGAAGTGACCATCAGCTTTGTTGAAGGCGATATCGACCGCCCTGTAGTCACTGGTGTTGTTTATAACGGCAGCCACCCCGTGCCAGCGTTCAGCGGCACAGGCGCATTGCCAGCGAATAAAACGCTGTCTGGCATCAAAACCAAAGAGCATGAAGGCGGCCAGTATGGCGAGCTGCTGTTTGATGATACTAAGGGCGAAGTTCGTACCAAATTATCCAGCGAGCACGGCAAAACCCAGCTCAACCTAGGTTATCTGATCCACCCAAGAACCGATGGTAAGGGTGAGCCACGCGGCGAAGGCTTCGAGCTGCGCACGGATAACCAAGGCGCAATCCGCGCCAATGGCCTGCTGATCAGCACCGAAGCCAAAGGCGGCGCCAGCGGTAAACAACTCGACCATAGCCCCGCACAAAGCCAGCTGGAATCAGCTTTAGCGTTGGCTCAAAGCCTAGGTGAAACCGCCACCAACCAGCTTGCGGACACCATAGAAACTGGCGACGAAGGCAAAACCGTAGAGGCAGACAACAGTGCAGGCAGCAAGGCCAGCACGGGTCATTTGTATCACCACGTGCATGCCAGCAAAAGCTTGGAAGCGGGCAGCAACACCGATAAAGACGGCAAGAGCAAATCTCAAAGTCAGGCAGGTCAACAAAAAATCATCCTGCTGCACGGTGAGGACGGCGTAGCCATCACCAGCCCGCAAAGCCAGACGCTCTCCGCAGGTACCAACCTGGATCTGGTTGCTCAAAGAGACACCAACCAAACCTCCGGCCGCCGCTGGATACATAATGCAGGATCACACATCAGCCTGTTTGTGGCCGGGGTAAAAGACAAAGTCGCGCTAAAGCTAATCGCAGCCAAAGGCAAAATCCAGCTGCAGGCGCAAAGCGATGATATTGAAATCACTGGCGACAAAAACGTCAAAATCACTGCCTGCAAAGAAAGCATCACCGTCGTCGCACAAGACGAAATTCTGATGACCGCTGGCGGGGCATACATCCGCATCAAAGGCGGCAATATTGAAATCCACTGCCCGGGGAAGGTGAGTATTAAGGGGGCGAATCATGAGATAAGCGGGCCAGCCAGCTTGAAACTGGCTCTGCCAAACATGCCTAAGAGTAAATTCACTTCGCCTAATTCATTCCCATTTTCTGAATAA
- a CDS encoding DNA adenine methylase — MSTSPIIPWMGGKRRLADKLLALFPPHECYVEVFCGGGALYFLRPVPASVEIINDINGDLVNLYRVVQNHMEEFVRQFKWALSSRQVFKWLQDTRSETLTDIQRAARFFYLQQHAFGGKVNGQSFGTATTAPIVNLCRIEENISSAHLRLAGTTVENLSWLDCMRRYDRAHTFFYCDPPYWQTEGYGVPFEFDQYLAMADFMRNCQGRVMVSINDHPDIRQAFEGLTMQGLSIKYSNGNNGKQGQIASSKELVITNWDAGDLGGLF, encoded by the coding sequence ATGTCAACATCCCCAATCATTCCTTGGATGGGCGGTAAACGCCGCCTTGCAGATAAACTGCTTGCGCTGTTTCCACCTCACGAGTGCTATGTAGAAGTATTTTGTGGCGGCGGGGCGCTGTATTTCTTAAGGCCGGTGCCTGCGTCGGTTGAAATCATTAATGATATTAACGGTGACTTGGTCAATCTTTACCGCGTGGTGCAAAACCATATGGAAGAGTTTGTTCGGCAATTTAAATGGGCGCTATCATCGCGCCAGGTCTTTAAATGGCTGCAAGATACCCGTTCAGAAACGCTGACCGATATTCAGCGCGCCGCGCGGTTCTTTTATCTGCAGCAGCATGCATTTGGCGGCAAGGTCAATGGCCAATCATTTGGCACAGCCACTACGGCCCCGATCGTGAACCTGTGCCGCATCGAAGAAAACATCTCTTCCGCCCACCTGCGTCTGGCCGGTACCACGGTAGAAAACCTCAGCTGGCTGGATTGCATGCGCCGCTACGATCGCGCCCACACCTTCTTTTATTGCGATCCGCCGTACTGGCAAACCGAAGGCTACGGTGTGCCTTTCGAGTTTGATCAATACCTGGCCATGGCCGACTTTATGCGCAATTGCCAGGGCAGGGTGATGGTCAGCATCAACGACCATCCCGACATCCGGCAAGCCTTTGAAGGGCTGACTATGCAGGGGCTGAGTATTAAATACAGTAACGGTAATAACGGTAAGCAGGGCCAGATTGCAAGCAGTAAGGAGCTGGTGATTACTAATTGGGATGCGGGGGATTTGGGAGGACTATTTTGA
- a CDS encoding helix-turn-helix domain-containing protein translates to MIRKLSPVDEAGKKALAELGNRLRTLRIMRSDTMAQMAQRLQCSLSTYTALEKGVATTQLGLLVNALSILGALDSLSAVAPVPVESLVNNDAMRKRVRKMNPTIPTDKEIDF, encoded by the coding sequence ATGATTAGAAAACTATCCCCTGTTGATGAAGCTGGCAAAAAGGCTCTTGCAGAGCTGGGTAACCGGCTTCGAACACTGCGCATTATGCGTAGTGATACGATGGCGCAAATGGCGCAGCGGCTTCAGTGTTCATTGTCCACCTACACGGCGCTGGAAAAGGGTGTGGCTACCACTCAGCTTGGGTTGTTGGTTAACGCCCTGAGCATTTTGGGTGCGCTGGATAGTCTCTCTGCCGTGGCACCGGTGCCTGTGGAGTCATTGGTTAATAACGATGCTATGCGCAAACGCGTGCGCAAAATGAATCCGACGATCCCAACGGATAAGGAAATCGATTTCTGA
- a CDS encoding lysozyme: MNKKIISAAVAAAIGLATPVVMHFEGLRTAAYQDPVGIPTICWGHTGAEVKLGQKNSVEACKDLLAADLLTANRAIDACVTMPLTANQRGAFASFTFNVGGGKFCRSSLLKKLNAGDTAGACAELSKWVYAGGEKLPGLVRRRAAERALCEETS, translated from the coding sequence ATGAATAAGAAAATCATCAGTGCTGCGGTGGCGGCGGCCATCGGGCTGGCCACGCCGGTGGTGATGCACTTTGAAGGGCTGCGCACCGCGGCGTACCAGGATCCGGTTGGCATTCCAACCATCTGCTGGGGGCATACCGGGGCAGAGGTCAAGCTGGGGCAAAAAAACAGCGTTGAGGCGTGTAAAGACTTGCTGGCCGCGGATCTGCTGACGGCCAACCGAGCGATCGATGCTTGCGTCACCATGCCGCTGACCGCCAATCAACGCGGCGCTTTTGCCTCTTTTACCTTTAACGTTGGGGGAGGGAAGTTCTGCCGCTCCAGCCTGCTTAAAAAACTTAATGCCGGCGATACCGCGGGCGCATGTGCTGAGCTGAGTAAATGGGTCTACGCCGGAGGAGAAAAACTCCCCGGCTTGGTTCGCCGCCGCGCTGCAGAGCGGGCCTTGTGCGAGGAAACCTCATGA
- a CDS encoding type II toxin-antitoxin system HipA family toxin, with protein MESSSLYRLQLGVYLPGAIQPTPAALLKVERHGVSEHGTLSYGRQYQNNHDFRFHPDPALALPINHLPSKRLRDGGALPPYLKDSLPDAWGRLVLAAANQGAALDDYAMLSCTNQNRIGALVVMDQDSQPQSETAPLSLTALYEMAMAIQYGLDVPLDIRRLLTQGGSLGGARPKASISDQGALWLAKFPLREDPFNIELAEAGSMALAQRCHIQTAEFRCEDINQSKVFMIKRFDRATGPEGEQRIHFLSAAGLLNVAYESGLGSYVELAQALTRFGIDPKQDCQELFRRMIFNILIDNTDDHIKNHGFLYVADNKYRLAPVYDVHPQGTHLQYMGMPLVNDNTSPSLDQLLAEVHHFHYSVNEARSVVHELFTTVSQEWRAKFIDVGVSDADIRYLGAHLDRLHARWRTMDQGYDLSSSG; from the coding sequence ATGGAATCTTCCAGCCTTTATCGCCTGCAGTTGGGGGTTTATTTGCCCGGAGCAATACAGCCGACGCCTGCCGCCTTATTAAAGGTAGAGCGGCATGGCGTCAGTGAACACGGTACGCTGAGTTATGGGCGACAGTACCAGAATAACCATGATTTTCGCTTCCATCCTGATCCTGCTTTGGCGCTGCCTATTAATCATCTGCCATCCAAGCGGCTGCGGGATGGTGGAGCACTCCCTCCGTATCTGAAAGACTCGCTGCCTGATGCTTGGGGGCGCTTAGTGCTGGCGGCTGCAAATCAGGGGGCGGCGCTTGATGATTATGCGATGTTGTCTTGCACTAATCAGAACCGTATTGGCGCTTTGGTCGTTATGGATCAAGACTCACAACCTCAGTCAGAAACAGCACCGCTGTCATTAACGGCGCTTTATGAGATGGCCATGGCGATCCAATATGGGCTGGACGTGCCTTTGGATATACGCCGGCTACTGACCCAGGGCGGCTCATTGGGTGGTGCGCGGCCTAAGGCCAGCATCAGTGATCAAGGCGCGCTCTGGCTGGCCAAGTTTCCGCTGCGGGAAGATCCTTTTAATATAGAGCTGGCCGAGGCCGGCTCGATGGCGCTGGCGCAGCGATGCCATATCCAAACCGCTGAGTTCCGGTGCGAGGATATTAATCAGTCCAAAGTATTTATGATTAAAAGGTTTGATCGGGCAACAGGGCCTGAAGGCGAGCAGCGAATCCATTTCTTGTCGGCTGCGGGCTTATTGAATGTTGCCTATGAATCAGGTCTTGGCAGCTATGTCGAATTGGCTCAGGCATTAACGCGCTTTGGAATAGATCCCAAACAAGATTGCCAGGAATTATTCCGGCGAATGATATTTAATATTTTAATCGACAATACCGATGATCATATTAAGAATCATGGTTTTCTATATGTCGCGGATAATAAATACCGGTTGGCCCCTGTTTATGATGTCCATCCCCAGGGAACGCATTTGCAATATATGGGGATGCCATTAGTTAATGATAATACCTCGCCTAGTCTGGACCAATTGCTGGCAGAGGTGCATCATTTCCACTATTCGGTGAATGAAGCCAGAAGCGTGGTGCATGAGCTTTTCACCACAGTGAGCCAGGAATGGCGGGCTAAATTTATCGATGTCGGTGTGAGCGATGCAGATATCCGGTATTTGGGCGCACACTTAGATCGTCTGCATGCTCGGTGGCGGACGATGGATCAAGGTTATGATTTAAGCAGCAGTGGATAA